In Longimicrobiaceae bacterium, the DNA window GTCTTCCGTCTTCCGTCTTCCGTCTTCCGTCTTCCGTCTTCCGTCTTCCGTCTTCCGTCTTCCGTCTTCCGTCTTCCGTCTTCCGTCTTCCGTCCTGACCGGCAGCTACACAACGCGGAGCCGCCCGGCTCCTCGCGGATGCCGGGCGGCTCTGGGGTGCGGACCGCGGCGGGCTAGGAGAGGAACGTCTCCAGGAAGCGGGCGCGGGACTGGTGGCGGAGGCGGAGGAGCGCCTTCTCCTTGATCTGCCGCACGCGCTCGCGGGTGATGCCGAAGTTCTCGCCGATCTGCTCCAGCGTCATGGGCTCGGTGTCGCCCAGGCCGAAGTAGAGGCGCAGGACCTTGGCCTCGCGCTCGGTGAGCGTGGACAGGGCGTCTTCGATGGAGCGCTTGAGGGCGTCCTCGTAGACCTCCTCGTCGGGACCGGCGGAGAACTGGTCGGAGAGGTAGTCGAGGAGCTGGCCGTCCTCGCCGGGCACGAGGGGCGCGTCTAGCGAGAGGTAGACCTGCGACATCGCGAGCGCGTGGGAGATCTCGTTCTCGGGCACCTCCAGCTCCGAGGCGATCTCCTGCAGCGTCGGCTCGCGCCCCAGCTCCTGCGTCATGGCCGACGAGCGCCGCCCGATGCGGTGCACCGCCCCGGCGCGGCTCAGCGGCACGCGCACGATGCGCGACTGCTCGGCCAGCGCCTGGAGGATGGCCTGCCGGATCCACCAGACGGCGTACGAGATGAACTTTATGCCCTTGGTCTCGTCGAACTTCCGCGCGGCCCGGATCAGGCCGATGTTGCCCTCGTTGATCAGGTCCGCCAGCGACACGCCCTGGTTCTGGTACTTCTTCGCCACCGCCACCACGAAGCGCAGGTTCGAGCGCACCAGCCCTTCCAGCGCCAGCGGGTCTCCGTCGCGGATGCGTCGCGCCAGGTTGCCCTCCTCGGCGCGGTCGATCAGCGGGTATGCGCTGATCTCGCGGAGGTACTGGTCCAGTGACTCGGATTCAGCGGCGATCTTCTTGGCGGGGCTGAACGTCATGAGGTGCTCCGGCGGCGGAACAGGGGGACTGCGCACGAGGCGGCGCGGGGAGAGGCCAGGCTTTGTCTCGGGAGCGTGTTTGAGGCGCGATGCGCACTCGGGGGTGGGACGCTCACGATGCGGAAAACGCCGGGGGACAGCGATGTTCCAACGTGCCTGAGGTTGAGTATGACAGGGCCCTGTGGGCGTGTCAAGGGCCCGCCGCAGAAAACCCTTGACTTAGCGAATGACCTCACCGATGCGCGTCCAACGGACCCCGGTGATCTGCGGGAAGGGCTGCGACACGTCGCTCTCGAACGAATAGTAGACGAACATGGGGCGCCCCTTGACGGCGTCCTTGTCCAGGAAGCCCCAGAAGCGCGAGTCGTCGGAGTTGTCGCGGTTGTCGCCCAGCGCGAAGAACTTGCCCGGCGGCACCACGATGGGCCCCCAGTTGTCGCGGGTGGGGCGGTAGGCGGAGATGTCGACCGGCCGGCGCGCCAGGTAGGCGAGCTGCCACATCTCGCGCGGGTCCGGCGGGTCGCTCAGCGGGTCGATGTGGCGCGCGTACGGCTCCATCTGCGGATGGCCGTTCACCAGCAGCACCTTGTCGCGCATCTCCAGCGTGTCGCCGGGCACGCCCATGAGGCGCTTCACGAAGTTTTTGCTCGGGTCCTGCGGGGGGAGGAAGACGATGATGTCGCCGCGCTTGGGCTCGGAGAACGACGGCAGGCGCGTGTGCGTGCCCGGAATCTCGGCGCCGTACACGGCCTTGTTGACTAGGAGGAAGTCGCCGACGAGCAGCGTGCCCTCCATCGACCCCGTGGGGATCTTGAACGCCTCGACGGCGAAGGTGCGGACGACCAGGAAGAGCAGCACGGCGGTGCAGATGGCCTTGCACCACTCCCACATCCACCGGCCGGTGCTGATGGAGCCGCGGCTCTCCTGCTGGGCGCGGCGCAGCTCTTCGCGGATGCGCTGCGGGTCCAGGCGCGGGCGGTCGGTGTCGAACGGGGAGCTGTCCATGCGGGCTCGGGCCGGGTGACTGCGGGAGGGGAAGGCGCCGGAGCGGCCGCCTTCGAAGCTGCTGGTACACGGTCAGCAAAAGTGCGTTCCGGGTGCCGTTCGCGTGGGGAGATGCAGGATCGGCGCCGCGGGAGAGTCCACGCAATCGCTTCGGGTGAAACGACTTCAGCGGGATCGACGCGGCGGCCCCGCATCAGCCGAAAGCCTGGCGTGTGTCAGCCTGCGCAGTGGCGGACGAGGACGAGGGAGCCGGCTTTCATCTACCGACGCGACGGATTTCGTTACCCGCGCCTTGGCAGCGATCCGCCACGATCACGGCAGATTGCCGCCTCGCCTTCGCCGGTGAAGAGCGCGGACCGGGCACCGCCGCAAGCAGCGGTGCCCGGTCCGATTCGTTCGATGCTGCCGGTGGCTCAGTACGGGCCGGCGGCGTAGTTGTCGATCTGCGCGCGCTGGAGCTTCCCGGAGTAGTCCACGTAGCAGACCTTGGTCTCCGAGTAGAACTCGTACACTTCCCAGCCGCCCTCGCGGTGCCCGTTGCCGGTCTGCTTGACGCCGCCGAACGGCAGGTGCGCCTCGGCGCCGATGGTGGGCGCGTTGACGTAGGTGATGCCGTTGTCCAGCTCCTGCATGGCGCGGAACGAGAAGTTCACGTCGCGCGTGTACACGGAGCTGGAGAGGCCGTACTTGACCTCGTTGTTGATGCGGATCGCCTCTTCCGGGTCCGAGAAGCGGATCACCGAGAGCACCGGCCCGAAGATCTCTTCCGTGGCCAGGCGCGAGCCGGGCTTCACGTCCGTGAAGATGGTGGGCTGGAAGAAGAAGCCGTCGTCCAGCCCCTCGCCGGTGCCGCGCTCGCCGCCCAGCGCCAGCGTGGCCTCTTCGCGGCCGATGGCGACGTACTTCTCGACCTTGGCGCGCGACCTCTCGTTGATGAGCGGGCCCACGTCCACGCCGTCCTCCAGCCCGTAGCCGAGCTTGAGGCTCTTGGCGCGGTCGATCAGCATCTCGACGAAGCGGTCGTGGATGCCGTCCTGGAGCAGCAGGCGCGAGGTGGCGGTGCAGCGCTGGCCGGTGGTGCCGAAGGCGCCCCACAGCACCCCATCGAGCGCCAGGTCGAGCTGCGCGTCGTCCATCACGATCTGCGCGTTCTTGCCGCCCATCTCCAGCGACAGGCGCTTGTGCATCTCGCCGCAGGTGCGGCCGATGAGCTTGCCCGTCTCGGTGCTGCCGGTGAAGGAGATCACCGGGATGTCCGGGTGCTCCACCATGGCCGCGCCGACTTCGGAGCCGAAGCCGTGCACGAGGTTGACGACGCCCGCGGGGATTCCCGCCTCCTCCAGCACCTCGACGAGGAGGCTGACGGTGTGCGGCACGTCCTCGCCTGGCTTGATGATCACGCTGTTCCCGCAGATGAGAGCGGGGAACATCTTCCAGGTGGGGATGGCGAGCGGGAAGTTGAACGGCGAGATGAGGCCCGCGATGCCGATGGGGCGGCGGTAGCTCATCGCCCACTTGTTGCGCAGCTCGCTGGGTACCGTGTGGCCGAAGAGGCGGCGGCCCTCCACGGCGGCGTAGTACGCGGTGTCGATGCCTTCCTGCACGTCGCCGCGCGTCTCGGTGAGCACCTTGCCCATCTCGCGCGTGGCGGCGCGGGCGATCTCGTCCTTGCGCGCCACCAGCAGGTCGCCCACGGCCTTGAGCACGTTGCCGCGCTCGGGCGCGGGCGTGAGCCGCCAGGTCTCGAAGCCCTTCTTGGCCGCGGCGACGGCGCGCTCCACGTCTTCCTTGCCCGAGCGCGGCCACAGGCCGATCAGATCCGACTGCTTCGCGGGGTTGCGGTTCTCGAAATATTGGCCGGTCGCCGGCTCGACCCACTCGCCGCCGATGAAGTTCTTGTGCTGGTCCGCCATCCGTGGTCTCGACAGTTGGAAGGTGTTGGTCGCACTTCGGAATCCGTCGTGATTCGGCGACCAATCTAGCGGGTCTGGGAAGGGGCGGCAAAACGGGGAAGGACACTTCGGCAGAGGCTCATTATTTGTACGTTGGAGGTCCCGCTGCGGAGAATTCAACTCGGCGGGAACGCCTGGCGGGTGAACCCGCGGCTACGACGGCACGAAGGGCCACCTGCGTGGCCTGCTGCCGGGAGGTTCGCGGGAAAGATGCGTCATCGCCACCGGGGGTGGGGGGCGCTTGAACCGGCGAATGATCGACGCCGAACGAGAAGCGCCCGGCGAGATCATCGCCGGGCGCTGCTACTTCTTCCGTCTTTTGGTGCTCGATCCCCAAGTACCGGGCTTGCCGGCTCGGAAGCGGCGGCGACGGCGGCGTTTCGCTTCGCGACGGAGGACGCCAGCCTTGAAGGCCTTGAACCCTTCCTCAATATCCGCGCGCGAACTCCGGGTCACGCGCGGCTCGTTCGCGGATGTAGCGCTGCAAGTCGCTCATCGTGTCCTCCGATTCACGGTCACCGCCACGACGTGAACGCGAGAACGAGCGCCGCTGCCCCGCCGAGGACTGCGGTCCAGAAGGCCCAGAGCTTGTAGAAGGCGAGATCCGGGTGAAGGCGCTTGTAGAGCCAGGCGAGGGCGGCGCCGGAGCCGAAGGAGCCCAACATCCACGCGGCGCCGATGACGAGCCAGCCGGCGAAGCGGGGCACCGGTCAGCCTTCCCGAACCAGCTCGTAGCGCTCGATCTTCTTGTACAGGTTGGAACGCGGCATGTCGAGGATGCGGGCCGTCTCGCTCACGTTCCAGTCGTTCTCGCGCAGCTTCTGGATGATGAAGGCGCGCTCGGCGGCCTCCTTGAACTCCGAGAAGGTCTGGCACGAGAGCAGGTCGGAAGAGAGGCCGCCGCCCTTCATCTGCCCCGTAA includes these proteins:
- a CDS encoding RNA polymerase sigma factor RpoD/SigA — its product is MTFSPAKKIAAESESLDQYLREISAYPLIDRAEEGNLARRIRDGDPLALEGLVRSNLRFVVAVAKKYQNQGVSLADLINEGNIGLIRAARKFDETKGIKFISYAVWWIRQAILQALAEQSRIVRVPLSRAGAVHRIGRRSSAMTQELGREPTLQEIASELEVPENEISHALAMSQVYLSLDAPLVPGEDGQLLDYLSDQFSAGPDEEVYEDALKRSIEDALSTLTEREAKVLRLYFGLGDTEPMTLEQIGENFGITRERVRQIKEKALLRLRHQSRARFLETFLS
- the lepB gene encoding signal peptidase I; this encodes MDSSPFDTDRPRLDPQRIREELRRAQQESRGSISTGRWMWEWCKAICTAVLLFLVVRTFAVEAFKIPTGSMEGTLLVGDFLLVNKAVYGAEIPGTHTRLPSFSEPKRGDIIVFLPPQDPSKNFVKRLMGVPGDTLEMRDKVLLVNGHPQMEPYARHIDPLSDPPDPREMWQLAYLARRPVDISAYRPTRDNWGPIVVPPGKFFALGDNRDNSDDSRFWGFLDKDAVKGRPMFVYYSFESDVSQPFPQITGVRWTRIGEVIR
- a CDS encoding aldehyde dehydrogenase family protein, encoding MADQHKNFIGGEWVEPATGQYFENRNPAKQSDLIGLWPRSGKEDVERAVAAAKKGFETWRLTPAPERGNVLKAVGDLLVARKDEIARAATREMGKVLTETRGDVQEGIDTAYYAAVEGRRLFGHTVPSELRNKWAMSYRRPIGIAGLISPFNFPLAIPTWKMFPALICGNSVIIKPGEDVPHTVSLLVEVLEEAGIPAGVVNLVHGFGSEVGAAMVEHPDIPVISFTGSTETGKLIGRTCGEMHKRLSLEMGGKNAQIVMDDAQLDLALDGVLWGAFGTTGQRCTATSRLLLQDGIHDRFVEMLIDRAKSLKLGYGLEDGVDVGPLINERSRAKVEKYVAIGREEATLALGGERGTGEGLDDGFFFQPTIFTDVKPGSRLATEEIFGPVLSVIRFSDPEEAIRINNEVKYGLSSSVYTRDVNFSFRAMQELDNGITYVNAPTIGAEAHLPFGGVKQTGNGHREGGWEVYEFYSETKVCYVDYSGKLQRAQIDNYAAGPY